One Silene latifolia isolate original U9 population chromosome 4, ASM4854445v1, whole genome shotgun sequence DNA segment encodes these proteins:
- the LOC141651968 gene encoding patellin-4-like, which yields MEKSIKKLSFKIGGVDSFLLISDMKNAPGPTNRISELDPISKDVVSIFQQYYPELIYKHIVINAPFWYYMYHGLITHYCSHGTRKKFVFSRPHNLTETLLKYIPPENIPLQYGGLRRANDQEFTSEDVVLEFGIRAGAVSTFQLPLSEGKVTITWEVMVVGWDVTYKDEFIPDDEGSYKILLHKEKKIEESVRNSFYINEPGKILISIKNGTYMKKRVFIRHKSKITLPVYMSICEQNQ from the exons ATGGAGAAAAGTATTAAGAAATTGAGTTTTAAAATTGGCGGGGTGGATTCATTTCTATTGATTAGTGATATGAAGAATGCTCCTGGCCCTACTAATCGAATTAGCGAGCTTGATCCTATTAGCAAAGACGTGGTTTCAATTTTTCAACAATATTATCCTGAGCTTATTTATAAACAT ATCGTGATAAATGCTCCTTTTTGGTACTATATGTACCATGGTTTAATCACGCATTATTGTTCGCATGGGACTCGTAAAAAATTTGTATTTTCAAGGCCTCATAATCTTACCGAAACACTGCTAAA GTATATACCTCCTGAAAATATTCCACTACAATATGGCGGCCTAAGACGAGCAAATGATCAAGAATTTACATCTGAAGATGTTGTTTTAGAATTTGGTATTCGAGCAGGGGCAGTCTCTACTTTCCAACTACCATTATCAGAG GGAAAGGTAACCATAACATGGGAAGTAATGGTAGTTGGGTGGGATGTCACATACAAGGACGAATTCATCCCCGACGATGAAGGCTCATACAAGATTCTACTTCACAAggagaagaaaattgaagagaGTGTAAGAAACTCATTTTACATAAATGAGCCCGGGAAGATATTAATTAGCATAAAAAATGGTACCTATATGAAAAAAAGAGTTTTTATTAGACATAAAAGTAAGATTACTTTGCCTGTTTATATGTCTATATGTGAACAAAATCAATGA